The Phycisphaeraceae bacterium genome segment AGGATCTGGCCCGGGCCGTGCCCATCGATCCCAGTCAGATCGCCGGGCTGGGGCCGAGCATCGACGGACTCATCGAACTGCTGCGTCAGCGGAAGGCGAAGATTCTCGCCACGTACGAGACGGAGACCGTCCTGCGCCGCGCCGCCCGGTGCTACCGCGAACTCGGTCTGCGCATGAAGCCGCCGGAGAAACTGGCCAGGCGGTTCCGCTCGGCGTTTCTCGAGGAGCAGCCCCGCGACCTCGAGCGGCTGTGGTACGCCATGGATGATGAGCAGTCGCGCTTCGCACGCGACCTCGTCCACCTGAATGAACGTCTGGGCGAGAAGATGCAGGTGGATGAGCTGGCGTCGAAGTACGAGTTCACCGGCCGCACGGCGCTGACGATCGAAGAGGCCGTCGCCATCAAGGAGGAACTGGAGACCATCGACAAGCTCCTTCAGCAGCTGGAGGAAGCGAAGAAGAACGCTCGCATCGGTCTGATCGACATGGAGGCGCTGTCGAATTACGCCGAGCCGGGCGACCTGGCCGGGCTCAACGAACTGCGGGAGCGCATCGCCGAGTACCTGCGTCAGATGGCCGAAATGCAGGGACTGGAGCGCGGAGCGCAGGGGTACACGCTCACGCCCAAGGCGTATCGAACATTCCAGGGGCGGCTGCTGGAGCGGCTGTTCAGTGATCTCCAGGCGGCCCGATCCGGGCGCCACGTCGGACCGGTCGCCGGCGAGGGAGCGGTCGAGATTCCCCGCACCAAGCCCTACGAGTTCGGCGACTCCGTCGCCAACATGGACATTCCGCAGACTCTCATCAACGCCATGATCCGGCGCGGGGCCGGACGGGGAAACGTGCCGGCGGACCGTTTCGCCCTTCGCTCCGACGACATCGAGGTTCACCTGACGCGCAACAGCCCCAGGTGCGCCACCTCGGTGCTGCTGGACATGAGCGGTTCCATGCGTCACGACGGGCAGTACATCAACGCCAAGCGCATGGCCCTGGCGCTGGATGGGCTGATCCGTCGCGAGTACCCCGGCGACTTCCTGCAGTTCATCGAGATGTACACCTTCGCCCGCCCGGTGCATGTGTCGCAGGTGATCGACCTGCTGCCCCGTCCTGTCACGGTGCGCAACTCCGTGGTGCGCCTGCGCGTGGACATGAGCCGGGACGATGTGCTGGAGATGCAGATTCCGCCGCACTTCACCAACATCCAGCGGGCGTTGCAGCTGGCGCGGCAGTTCCTTTCGGCGCAGGACACGCCCAATCGCCAGGTTGTGCTGATCACGGACGGGCTGCCCACGGCGCACTTCGAAGGAGAGATGCTCTATCTGCTCTATCCGCCCGACCCGCGCACGGAGGAAGCCACGCTGCGCGAGGGTCTGCTCTGCGCCCGCGAAGGCATCACCATCAACATTTTCCTGCTGCCCAACTGGTGGCAGTCGGAGGAGGACGTGCAGTTCGCGCACCGGCTGGCTGAGCAGACGGGCGGGCGCGTCTTCTTCACCGCGGGGCGCGACCTCGACCGCTTCGTCGTCTGGGACTACGTGAGCATGAAGCGGTCGATCATCGGGTGATGCGGTACGAGTTCCCCTGCCGAAGCGGACGCCCCGGTCCGTGAGACGGACTCCAGTTGAACATCGGGCGGTCAGCCGCCGGCGCCTCCGGCGTCGTCCGGTGTTTCCGCCGGGGTCGCGCCGTTGATTTCAAGCAGCACCTCGCGGAGGTTGAGCTCCGAGAAGGGTCCGACGAACTTGGGGTTGTCCACGGGTCCGACGCTGGTCCGATCCGGGTTGAGCCGCAGTCTCGGGGTCACGACGCCGCGCACCACGTACACGCGCGCCGTGCCGCCCTGCTCGATCGGTCGCGCCCGGTTCTTGGGCAGCGTGGCGAGGAAGGGGTCGCCCAGGTGCGTTCCATGCCTGGGGTCGATGGCCTGCAGCTCGAGCGTGTACCCCTTGTCGCCCGACGCCACCTGGGTCACGATCCGCACGTGCCATTCCACGGTCTGCCGCATCTCGCGTGCCATTCTCGCGTGCCACTGCTCCACGCTTCGCAGGTACATGGAGCGCTCACGCGAACCCGGCGCCTCGCCCATCGACTGGGACTTGAACGACTCTTCGTAGTTCTTCTTGAGCGCGGCGAGCAGCGCCCGCGGGCTGGCGTCGGGCTTCGACTCGTCGATCGACACCTTCTCGGGCTCCACCGGATCGGAGGGTTGCCGGCCGCCGGTCGCCGAGCCGCGCAGCGCGGCGTTCTGGGCTTCCAGGTCACGGATGCGCTGCAGGGCCGCCTCGAGCTCCTTCTCCAGTTCCGCCACACGGGCGGCCAGACGCTGGTTCTCGCGGCGCAGATCGGCATCGCTCTGCGCGCTGGCCTGGGACGCGGGGAGCAGCAGCATGATGCCAATCGCCAGCATCGTGAGGCGGGACATGGTGGATCGGGACATGGCGAACTCCTTTTCCGGGAGGTACGGAGGCGAGAGAACTCCGGTTCCCATTCGGCGGGAGACCGGATCGGGCCGACCCTTCAAAAAGGTACCCAGTTTCCTGGATTCAGTCGTCAGGGTGGGCCGTCATATCCGTATAATCGGTGAAAGACCTTTCCGGTCTTGTGGTGCGCGCCCTCTGTCAGCGTCTGGAAACGGACGATGTTCGACCGGGAGAACCCACGATGAACGACATCCGCTCGATCCTCAGGATTGCCGCCGGCCGTCTGCACTTCTCGGCCTATCTGGTGTGGCTCCACCAGGCGGCGGCGGGGGCCGCGGCGCTGGCGCTGCTGCTGATTGTCGTGAGCAAGTTGACCCCCGCGGCCCGGGTGCCGTGGAGTTGGGTGGCCCCCGCGCTGGCGCTGACGGCGGGATTGGCGGCGCTGGTGCTCTGGTGGCGTCGCCGTCAGAACGAAGTTCAGGTGGCTATCGCCGTGGATCAGCGACTGGAGCTGCGCGAGAAGCTCTCGACCGCGCTGCAGATCGCCGGACGCGAGGACGCCTTCGCCAGGGCCGCGGTGGAGGACGCCGTATCGGTGGCCCGCGACGCGCGCACGCGCGAGCAGGTGCGGCGTCGGTTTCCCGTGGAACCCCCGCGTCGCTGGTGGCTGGCGCCGTCGATCGCCCTGGTCGCCGTTCTGGCCGCGCTGTTCATCCCGCAGGGTGACCTGTTCGCCCGTTCTCCGCAGCGGGAGCCGGCGGCGCAGCCGATCCCCGTGGAAGTGCAGACGACGCTGGCTTCGGCGGCGGAGATGCTCAAGCAGAACGAGGCGCTGGGGGACGAACTCAAGGACGTGCTGGACCAGCTGCGCGTGGATCGTCTGGACCCCACCGCGATGAAGACGCCCGAGGGCGCCAGGCGCGAGGCGCTCAAGAAGCTGACGGACGTGACGGATCGGCTCGAGGAGATCGTCAAGGGCGAGAAAGGGAAGACCGCCGAGGCGCTCTCCAGCGCGCTGAGCAAGCTCAAGACCAGCGAGCAGGATGGTCTGGCGTCGGAACTGACGAAGGCCATGAAGAGCGGCGACTTCCAGGCCGCCAAGGAAGCCATCGAGAAACTGCAGCAGATGGCCGAGAACGGCGAGATGTCGCCGGAGCAGAAGGAGCAGTTGGCGAAAGCGCTGGATGACCTGTCGAAGCAGCTCGCCAAGATGGCCGAGGATCGCAAGGCCCTGGAGGACGCGCTCAGGCAGGCGGGCATGGACCCCAACCTGGCTCAGAACCCCCAGCAGCTTCAGCAGCAGATCCAGAACAACCAGAACCTCAGCCAGCAGCAGAAGCAGCAGCTTCAGCAGATGGCCCAGGCGCAGCAGGCGGCCAGCCAGATGTGCCAGGGCATGGCCGGCGCGATGGGGCAGATGGCCCAGGGCATGCAGTCCGGCAACGGGCAGCAGAGCAGCCGGGGCGCCGGACAGATGGCGCAGATGCTCTCCGACGCCGAGAACCTGCGGCAGATGATGAAGGAGGCCCAGGCGATGGCCAACCGGATCGCCGGTCAGTGCCAGGGCTTGGGACAGGGACTCGGACAGGGTATGGGGCAGGGCGGCATGGGTCAGAACCCCGGACAGGGCGCGGGCGGCGAAGCACCGCTGGCCAAGACGCCGACCAGCACCAGGATCGAGAAGATCGACAACAAGGACAACAACGCCGACATCATCGCCAGCACCATGTTCGATGGGCCGATCGTCAAGGGTGAGTCCACCATTCAGTTCCGCCAGGCGGCGCTCTCCAACGCCGAGAGCTACGCCGACGGCGTGAAGGATGAGCAGATTCCCCGCAAGTATCACGAGGCGCTGCAGCGGTACTTCGGCGAGCTGCGCGAGAAGGCCAGGCGCGCCAGCCCGCCCGCCGAGGGCGGGAGCCAGCGCGATGGGGCCGCCGGCAATGCCGGCAGCGGGTCGGGTTCGTGACGTGATGCGGAGGCCAACGGTCGATGCCGCGTGAGCGCCGAGGTTCCGGGTGTGGATTCGTCGCCGCGGCGCGTCGGGCGGCGTCCGTCGTCCTTCAGTTGGCCATCGGCGGGGCGGTGGCCGGGGGCGTTACATCCTGCGGCGGAAACGACGGCGCTTCGCGCCTCGTGCTGTACGTCTCGGCGGATGATTACGTGGCCCGCGAGGTGGTTCGCGCCTTCGAGGAGCAGACAGGCATCCGCGTCGACCTCGTCGGCGACACCGAGGTCAACAAGAACACGGGGCTGGCCAACCGCATCCGGGCCGAGGCGTCGTCGCCCCGGGCGGACGTGTTCTGGTCGTCCGAGTGCTTCATGATGATTCAGCTCGCGGAGGAAGGACTGCTGGAACCCTTCTCACACGCGGACGTGGAATCGTGGCCGGTCAACCTGCGCGATGCGGCGCGGCGCTGGCACGGCTTTGCGCCGCGGGCGCGCGTGATCGTCTATTCCACCGAACGAGTCTCGCGGGAAGAGGCGCCCAGGACGTGGATTCACCTGACGCGGGAGCGCTGGCGGGGGCGCGTGGTCATGGCTGATCCGCGTTTCGGCACCACGCGAGGCCACCTGGGCGCGCTCAAGGTGTTCTTCGACGGGCAGCTGCCCGGCGGATACGAGGCGTTCCTCGGCAACCTGGCGTACAACCAGGTGCGGCTGCTCACCTCCGGCAACGCCGGGGTGGTGCAGGCCGTGGCGCGGGGCGAGGCCGACGTGGGCATGACCGACACCGACGACGTGTGGGCCGCCCAGCGCAACGGCGCCCAGGTGGATCTGGTCTACCCCTGGCACGGCGAGGAGAACGAGCGCGGCGCCGGAACGCTGGTGATTCCCAACACCGTGGCGCTCATTCGGGGAGCAAAGAACCATGAACAGGCGGGCGAGTTCATCCGCTTCCTCCTCAGCGAGCGCGTCGAGCGCATGCTCGTCGAGTCCGACTCGCGCAACATTCCGATCCGGGAATCGGTGATGAAGGACTATCCGCAGTACGCCGTTCCCGAACCGCTGCGGATCGACCTGAAGCGCGTCGCCGAGGCCATGGACGGTGCGGTGGAGGCGGCGATGCGCATTCTGGGTTCCGGCGCGGGCGAGTCGTAGCATGCGCGGCGGGGCTTGGATCATCGTGTTCGCGATGCTGGCGCTGATCGGCGCGGCGGCGGCGTGGCCCGCGGCGACGATGATCCATCTGGCGCTGGACACCCATCGCGCGGGAAGCGGCGGCGCGATGCACGGCGGCGCGTGGTCCGTCGTGTCCGTCGGGCTGGGGTGGGCTCTGGCCGCGGCGGGAGGCGCGGTGCTGGTCGGGTGGCTGCCCGGCGCGGCGCTGGCGCGGGCGTCGGCCCACGCACATGGCGGCATCGGCGTGCTCGCGGGCGCCATGCTGGTTCTGCCGATCCTCCTGCCCCCGCACGTTCACTTCTGGCTGTGGTGGCAGATGTGGGGGCCCGACGTGGCCTGGTTCGACTGGATTCGCCGCCTGGGCTTGGAGGTCTACGCACGACATGCGACGCTGTGGCTGGGTCTGGTTTCGTGGTCATGGCCCATCGGGGCGGCGTGCATCGCGGCGGCGCTTCGGGGGGCGTCGCCGTCCGTCCGTGATCACCTGCGGCTGGATGGCGCGGGCGTGCTGCGTCGATTGGCGTTCGACGCGCGGGCCGCATGGCGGGGCCTTCTCTGCGCGGTGCTGATCGTGTCGCTCTTCACGTTCAACAACACCACCAGCTTCGACCTGGCGCAGGTGCGCACACTGGGGTACGAGCTGCGGGCGATGGACTCGACCGGGGCTTCGCCCGGAGCGATCGTGCGTTCCGCCTGGCCCGGCTACGCGGCGGCGATCGGGTGCGTCGCGGCGCTGGCGTGGATGGCGCGGCGACGCGGTGCGGATGAGAACGAGGCCCGGGAATCAGTCGCCGGTCGAGGACGATCCGCGACGCGCATCATCGCCATGCCATTCGTGATGCTCGCGTTTCTGCCCATCGTCGTGCTGCTGCTGTGGCGCGGGGGTGAGCTGATGGGCGGGGCCTCACTGCGTGGGTTCGAGCGACCTGTCATCAATACGGCTGGATTCGCCATACTCGGCGGCGCGGGGGCGGTGATCATCGCCTTGGGCGTGGGGGTGGCGGCATCATCCGGCCCGCTTGTGAGACAACCGGCATCCGACGGCCGACAGCCGTCAGCCGACCGTCGAGAACCGACGACTCGCGCGCGACCACGCCGCCCACGGCTCGGTTGGCCGGGCCGCGTCGCACTGGGCGTGACCCTGCTGCTCTTCCTGGCGGCGTCGATTCCCGCCACGGCGGCGGCGGTGGCGTTCATCCAGTCGTTCAATCGCGGGTGGGCGCAGGGGATCATCTATGGCACGCCGGTCGTGATGGTGCTGATGCTGCTGTCACGTTTCGGCTTCGTGGGCGCGATCGCGGGCCTGTGGGCGGCGTCATCCGAGGACGCCGATCTGCGCGCGATGCGCCGAATCGACGGCGCGGACACGTGGCGCGGCCTGTGGCTGGCGGGAAGGCCTCGCTGGATCGCGGCGGGCGCGGTGACGCTGTTCGTGACGTCGGCGCTCTCGATCGGCGAGGTGGAGGCGGTGTGGCGCGTGCAGCCGCCGGGGTATCCCACGGTGGCGCCCATCCTGCTCAACAACATGCACTACCAGCGGGATGACGTGGTGCTGCTGAGCATTGTCGTGCTGCTGGTCGTCGGGGGGGCGGCCGCCCTGGTGGCGGGTCGCGTGATCGGCGTGGGGCTGAGGCGGGCGGCCCCGTCCTGGGCGCTCCTGATCGTCTGTGCGGCGACGACGCTCGGCGGCTGCCGGGCCGATCCGGCGGAATCGAAGCCCATCAGGCCCGTGTTCGTGTTCGGCGAGCCGGGGGAGATTCTCGGGCAGTTCAACTATCCGCGGGCCATCGCGGCGGACCAGCGCCGGGGCGTGGTGTACATCATCGACCGCTCCGGGCGCGTGCAGCGATTCGGCGCGGATGGAACCCCCCAGAAGCAGTGGTACATGCCGGAGTACGACAACGGCTACCCCACCGGGGTGACGGTGGCTCCGGACGGGCGTGTCTTCGTGGCGGATACGCACGAGTACCGCGTCTCCATCTTCGACCCGGAGGGCAACCTGCTGGGCGCCTTCGGCGAGTACGGCAGCGGACCGGGACAGTTCACCTTCCTCTGCGACATCGCCTTCGGGCGCGACGGACGGATCTACGTCGCCGAGTTCGGAGGCAATGACCGCATTCAGGTGTTTGACGCGAACGGTGGATTCCTCTTCCAGTTCGGCTCCTTCG includes the following:
- a CDS encoding VWA domain-containing protein; this encodes MNRPGPRHSVPPGGIVHTYQKYDPVSFPPPSHPGGPDVVSPLMEQMLWYGSRRPLTDEDLARAVPIDPSQIAGLGPSIDGLIELLRQRKAKILATYETETVLRRAARCYRELGLRMKPPEKLARRFRSAFLEEQPRDLERLWYAMDDEQSRFARDLVHLNERLGEKMQVDELASKYEFTGRTALTIEEAVAIKEELETIDKLLQQLEEAKKNARIGLIDMEALSNYAEPGDLAGLNELRERIAEYLRQMAEMQGLERGAQGYTLTPKAYRTFQGRLLERLFSDLQAARSGRHVGPVAGEGAVEIPRTKPYEFGDSVANMDIPQTLINAMIRRGAGRGNVPADRFALRSDDIEVHLTRNSPRCATSVLLDMSGSMRHDGQYINAKRMALALDGLIRREYPGDFLQFIEMYTFARPVHVSQVIDLLPRPVTVRNSVVRLRVDMSRDDVLEMQIPPHFTNIQRALQLARQFLSAQDTPNRQVVLITDGLPTAHFEGEMLYLLYPPDPRTEEATLREGLLCAREGITINIFLLPNWWQSEEDVQFAHRLAEQTGGRVFFTAGRDLDRFVVWDYVSMKRSIIG
- a CDS encoding DNA-binding protein is translated as MSRSTMSRLTMLAIGIMLLLPASQASAQSDADLRRENQRLAARVAELEKELEAALQRIRDLEAQNAALRGSATGGRQPSDPVEPEKVSIDESKPDASPRALLAALKKNYEESFKSQSMGEAPGSRERSMYLRSVEQWHARMAREMRQTVEWHVRIVTQVASGDKGYTLELQAIDPRHGTHLGDPFLATLPKNRARPIEQGGTARVYVVRGVVTPRLRLNPDRTSVGPVDNPKFVGPFSELNLREVLLEINGATPAETPDDAGGAGG
- a CDS encoding extracellular solute-binding protein, with the protein product MPRERRGSGCGFVAAARRAASVVLQLAIGGAVAGGVTSCGGNDGASRLVLYVSADDYVAREVVRAFEEQTGIRVDLVGDTEVNKNTGLANRIRAEASSPRADVFWSSECFMMIQLAEEGLLEPFSHADVESWPVNLRDAARRWHGFAPRARVIVYSTERVSREEAPRTWIHLTRERWRGRVVMADPRFGTTRGHLGALKVFFDGQLPGGYEAFLGNLAYNQVRLLTSGNAGVVQAVARGEADVGMTDTDDVWAAQRNGAQVDLVYPWHGEENERGAGTLVIPNTVALIRGAKNHEQAGEFIRFLLSERVERMLVESDSRNIPIRESVMKDYPQYAVPEPLRIDLKRVAEAMDGAVEAAMRILGSGAGES